The following DNA comes from Poecilia reticulata strain Guanapo linkage group LG16, Guppy_female_1.0+MT, whole genome shotgun sequence.
TTTGTTAAACAACCTTTTGATTCTTTTACCATTTCACATAATGACTTAATATTTTCCCACTCTACCTGGCAGAAGTTCTGCAAACATATCAGATTGTctattcacatatttttagtttcttcCAAAACTTCAGTATTCCTCTCATGACACCATTTTATAGTCTGCTATCACTATGatcctgaaaaaaataaaatgttcatctttCTCACAGACTCCTGCAGaattttgtgtcaaaaaatgtaattccatCTGAGGAAAAGTAACCCCAGACAATGGTGATACTGGGGTCAGTTGTTTTTGTATCAAACTTTTCTCTTGGAATTGTGGCTTAAGattcaaattgtgttttattagcGCATAATTCTAGTGCACATTCTGCCATAGCTTGAAGAGACTTTAGTCTGTCATGAATAATTTGTTTGGAATTAAAAGTATCTTGTTTTAAAACTCTGCCCTTTACTCCAGACATGTGGAGAATATATGAAATTTCTATAACGCAGCTAGCGCTTGACAGAAATTTATGCAGGTCTGTCAGTGGTGGTGTTGACATTTCAAAGCCTCCTTAATTACATTTCTCTtggtctgtgttgtttttattaatatttgtgaaacattGAGCTTCTGTGATGTCAGTGTTGTCCCATGTTTTACTGAGGACCATCTTCTCTGTTgaattttttgtacatttcatttgATTGATACCTCTTTTACAAAGTGATTGTAAACTAATATGTCTTTAAATAATGACTTCAACAAAAAGAACACATATtagaaaatgtcagtaaaatccTAATATGATAGttacaatttaaagttaaacagaCGTCAAATAGTTGATGTGAGTTGTCAACCAAACAAAATTAGGTGCAGAAATGTAATCAAACGTATTAATTTGAGTTTATGTCGCCAGATTAtgagtacatttttgaatttttttaacgtGTTTTCCAGTTGAATTATACATCATATGTGTAATTTTATGTGTAGACTACAtcataaaaatctgatattttaacaatatgtgtgtatttttgagAGCAACAGTACAAATAGCAATGGAACATGAATTGTATTTACATGCTTAGACTCAAATGCCCCTAATATTTTATGGTAATATCAGAATTTAAGAAAAAGTAATtcaaattgaaatttaaaatctgttattttcttgTCATGTGCATTGAGAACAACTCACTGAAATTAGTATTCTCAAATTCTTTCAACCTACTTTATGTTATCAAAACAGTTTGTGTATAAAGCAGGTTTGAGAGTTGTTACTCATGTTTTTTACCATGAAAACATCAAGCAAGAAGTTTATGCTTGATGTCTGCTTCTTGTTAACATATTTGAAGTATTTGGTATGTATAAAGCCTTTTTTCATAATCAgttataaacaaaatgtttatttctatgaGCTGGATCTGTAAAGGCTGCATGTAGTTTGCATATTGTGTTGTTAGTATCTGGAGGTTTACCTCATAGAAGCTGATGGCTGTCATGGCTCCTGTATGGAGCTTCTTCTTAAATTCCTGAGCTAGTTTTAGTTCCTCGTCACTGAAACAGTTGTTTCTAAACAGCACACCAATCTTGACAGCGATCTTGATcaggtttttaatgactttctgAGCTGTTCCTTTATTTCCTGTGTACTCCTTGGAAACCCGGTACAGTTCATCCAGTATTTCACTAGTGGTATCGTCAATAAATCTTTGGACGGTGCTTTTGTTGGCCATGCTGCTGAGGATCTTCTTCTGTGCCTTCATGGCCAAATCCTTGGAGTTGAATGCCTCCATGGTTGCCTGAATTATCAGAGAAAACGAAAAGcattttactcatttgtttATCGCcttaaatatcaacaaagtcATTGACTGCTCTGCTTGAGAACATTTCAGCTTAATGATAGAATGGTTTAAAGTCAAGTTGCAGAAATTAATTACAGTTTCTCTTGGAAGAGCTTGCGTATGTCAATCTATTGTTTTCACTTTCTATATACACCTTTTACTACACGATAGAAAACTCTACTTTACCAATGAAATAACATTATCATCAATTTTcctgaaataaacataaaattcttTACATTTATCTCCATGAAAGATGTAGTTATAGTCAGTTAAGAGTTTGGTTATTTAGATTTAGCAAAACTAAAACCCAATGTATTTTGCTATTATGCAACAGATCTACTGCTCTACCACATTCATCTGCTTACTTTGTTAGAATAGCTCTCTATATTTGTGTATGCATTGTGGAGTCATGATAACAAAAGGGAAAGATACCATCAAGAGACTTAGCAGAGACTATTAATTTTCCACAGAGGTTTTAACCTCACCTAGCATCCAACATAGAGAGCCCCCCAAGGAAACCATCAGCATGAACACAACACATCCTGACAGAACtgctaaatatgttttttatccttttcaATATCATCTAGCTGAAACTATTCATTTGAAACAATTTgtttaatcataatttaaaaaaaataaaaataaaaaagtaacaaactGAGTACATATTGGGGACACCtgatatttatctgtttttcttattgaagacagctgcaattaaaaaatgttgaaagtaaaacctgttcaaggaccttaaatagtttaaatttatgtttcttTGCAGGTAACTTAATTGTGGACATGCATCAGTTTTGCTTAGTTTCTATCTCTTTGTGATCCTATGTGTTTAAGACGGAATCTGCACAGAGAACAAACATCCAAAGATGGCATTTTGTGTTAGTACATGTGTAGAAGTTCACTGTGTCCACAATTTAGAGTCAGTCTCCTTATATCTTTAAGTGCATGTTTCTCCACTAACTCCCATTTCTTGCCTGTGTGGGCAAGTATTTAACAGTACCTTCAAGGCTGCATAGCTGCGACAGGTCCATGCGTGCAGTTTTAACATTGCATCAGTGCTAGGGCAAGAACGGAAAGAGTGGCACACTGTACTAAGCTGTTGACTTCAGTACTGTGGTTCGGTGCAGACATCAGCTACTCTGATAATGTAACATCCTGTGCATTAGCAGCGACTTGTGGCCCTTTACCTGCGATCTAAATGGCTTACTGATGGCTGCTTTATTGCATTTCTCTTGTCCCTCTTTGTGTATATTAGATGGTGTTTTGTAAAACCTGATGTTTTCTAGCTATAATCATGAAGGGTCAGCAGTAATTGAAGAAACAGTCCAGTCACATTAAGTGTTTAGTTGATGAAACCATGCATGTAGTTACTATCCCTATCCTGGTGTAAAATTCATAATCTTGGTTTCATTTACATGCAGAATCATCCATTTTGTACAAGTGTTACATTGCTAATAGCTGGCTTTGTTTCAAATGCTTTGGGATCCCTGTGGAGAATTGAAAAACATTCATTAGATTAATTTCCCTGAACAGTGATAATAGAAGTGGAGCACTGTGATAGCTATTTAAGATCTGTGCTTCAATCTCATTTATTTGCTGAAAAGACTAGAGGGATTTGAGAGACGTGTGCAGTGAGCGGTCATCAGCCAGTTTTTCACATGCTGCAATCTCcatctttttagtttttactgtttctacatttttctttttttgaggaTCTCTGAGGTTGTTTTGAGAGCTTTAAGGCATTTCTGTGTTACAGTACAGCActggaacagaaaaagaaacaccttTCTCTAATGGACAATGCTGAGCAGCAATTTGTTGGTACAATTGGATAGAAGAGGGCCTTTGAGGATTTATCAGTCTGTTTGTTGGCATTCGCCAGGGAGTGGCTGCATTACATGTTCAAGTGTTTGTTTCCCTTCTTGATGCCTGTTGGGATTGATGAGTGTGTGCAGTGCTGCAGGGATAACAACAATAAGCAGAGGTGGAACCATCACCCATAGATAAagttttgatgtatttctgAATTATTCTAGCAGACAGGCAGTGAAGAATATAGCAGCTGGGCCTCATGACCAGTCAAAGCAAGAGTAGTGAACAGTGGGGCCATCAAGGCAAGCAGTGgaggtaaatatttagcattcCTCAGATGTCTCCAGCATTGAGCTACAGTGTTTGGGTGCATGTATGAACCTGTGTGCATCAGGAAGTTcatgtctgtaaaaaaaaaagtactctCAGAAGACTCAGATGACACCTCTTTGATTCAGCCAAAATccattttactttctttctagaaagcaaacatgttttttagtTTAACTTCAATGTCATCAGCATCATTCATGACTGCCACCAGGACTAATGAAGGAATGAAGtctgtaaaagtgaaaaagtgacCACCTAAACCACCTCACAGCCTGAGTTCTTAACAAATACATACCAAAAACAAGGAACCCATTTTTGGAAGGTTTATCACTGTGTTAGAATGGTGAATGTTGTAAACAAGGAAATGTTCTCCTGTCATCAACCAGGGAACgtgaaataataacaataataatgaagATTCTTAGCATGAAAGCTGAGCCTTTTGCCTGGATGAGTTGTCACTTCACTGCACAGACCTCTAGTTTGAGCTCCTTCTTTTCACTCAAACTGTTGAATAACTTTATCTTTTGTTGAACCACctacataatgtttttttttacaaattaatttaaaaattgttttatttttaatgtagatTCATACTATACTTAGATGAAGATGGCAGACAAGAAAGGGTTTTGAAATCTTTCAAATGTGCATATTGCAGTATCTCTTTCAAAATTGCACAACCTTTCGAGCAGTTGCAGTTTCAGCCTTCCTCACATCTGCACTGAACGGGAAGCGAAACAGAGCAGTTAGCTCAGTATTTGTCCTATTTGTGTGAGTTCCACAGTTTTACCCTGAAACCTGTTGCTGTCTTTAGTAGTATCTTATAACCTtcaacaaatcaaaaccagcCAGTTACGTTGCCAAAGTCCACTTCCTCGAGATTTCGCTCTCAGCctgtacaaacaaaaatgtgagcTCCATATGCTCCTGTCAGTGTAACTTGTTGCAGCATGACTGTGTGCGAACAGATCTCTCAACTTGTACTCAAGATGGGGAAGTGGAGAGAAGTCGCTCAGTTTCCAGTCATCCCTTGACTGAGTCTGTCTTTGCTCATTGCCAGTAATATCACAGTTGGTCTGAACTGATTTGAAAGTTATTGAACGTAAAAAGATAGCttggttttcattattttaccaGGAAATGAACACAGCAGAAATGTCTTACCTGAGTGTTTGCTGAGTCCCCCTCCCTCCTTGTGTGTCAGATGTCTCTCTCCCGCTGCTCTGTGTATCACTTTGACAGCACAGGCAAGTTAATTTAGCAAAGTACCTTCATCTTaaccaacaaaaacaccaaaagccATAAAAACAGCCCTCCTGCAGCGCTTCTGTCAGTTCTCACCACCCTGTCTTAAGATAATGTTGAGTTTTACTTCCTTAAGGAACTAAATTGCTATGACACACCCCTCCGCGTGTGTatgagtctctctctctctgtttctccctctcttttctcACTGGCCTATCTgctgttttgctttgaaattCAAATTCAGACTCTCAAAACCTGTATTTCTCTCCTGCTGTTGCTCACCAAAACTTTGCAGCTCTCACTTGATGCCTGTGTCTGACCTCTCTGCTGACGTTGTGCCTCTTCTTGTTCTGACGAGTAGAAAACGCTCTGAAAGAATTTGCCAATGATCCTGTGATGCAGTCGATTGAAAGGGGAGCGGCTTAACCCCCTTTGTGTGTACACACCTTTGGTGGAATGTAGCTTCTGTCAGTGTTGCAAAGCACCATGGTGCTCCCCATGTGTCCCTTTTTGGACGTAGAATCAAAACAATGAGCAGCCATAAGCCTGTCTTCAAGTGCATGCACAGTCCAGGCTCAACAGCTGGATCCAAATACAGTCGGTAAAGATTTtatacttaattttatttaaaataaaacagtctaAAAATTATGTAACATTCTAGCCATTCgcatctgtttattttaattcaaaagctACACATTTATAgcaatttgtgtatttttactcTTGTGTCACAGTtagtatttttgtgtttgttgtttattggaGATggaattataaaaatacatttataaacatcAAATATCTACATGTAGTTAATCTTTACTCTGAAACTATTTCCTATGGAATAAactaacattttataaaatctgtGAGGCTATATTCACTGCTCCTATGAAGTCATACAATTTATAGCTAAATCTTTCTTATGAATTAGGTTTTCTTTGAAGTTGTCAGTCTTATCTAATTTAGATACATATATAGAGGATGTTACTGAGCTAAATTCAGCATAGACTGCTAGATTTCACAACAACGAGGCATTCCGTTTTAGCTGCTACAGCAAACATGTCCGCCAGCCTGAAGCAGTGAAATGAGCCATTGTCAAATCAGGAAGTATCCCACCACTTCTAGAtttgtgtttatctgtgtgCGTTTGAATGACAAACAGCTGCACTCAAGGGCTGTTGGCTGCAATTCAGACTATTCACTAAAAGACATGTCCACTGAACAGTCACACATGTTAATTGTTGTCAGATGTTAGGGGTTAAAGGGCACACGAGAGTCAGGGTGGATCGAGAGGAGTGTCCGGACATGAATCAGCCCACCAGCGCACCGCGGGGACCAAAATACACCTGCCTCTTTATTTCTGCCTCCCACTCGGCACGTCTGCGagaaatttactcaagtaaagttGTGGCTGCTACTACCTCTTTTGCAACTGCAGCAATGAGGTAGTCACCATAGCAACAGACAGGAAGTTGTGCTTAAGCGGTTTCCTGATAGCTTCCTCTTTATCGTATAATGACATCTCACAAGGAAACACAAGCAGGGAGAAGTCTGCTGAATATCTGCTTGTGTGCGAGCAAACACACTTGACTGCGTTCATGTTCATAAGTGCAAGTGTGTGACGGCCTGTGTGTGAGATGACTTGAAATAAACCCCTCACTTGTCTCACTTTAACATTGTACACATGTTATGTACATGCCTCTTTGGTTAAGACATAATGAGAGGATCTTGTGTTATGCCACTTATCTATCATTAGAAGATCAGAGAAACCTTCCTATGGCCAACCCTCTCTTACACATATAGTTACTCACATAATGGCAGTGTGTTCTCATAGAGTGACTAATGTAAGAATAATCAACCACTGAGCTCAGAGAAGTGCACCTGAAGCTTTAGATCTGGAATGTGATGGAATATTTGACTTTCTGCTACTGGGCTGTGTTTCCACTCAGtgataaaaaaacagatggagAGCTTGGATCAAGATAAACAGATGGAAATGGAATTCATCTCATAAACCGTCCCCCTTCACCTTCAaacattttaggatttaaaGGCCCCTACAAGGACAAGAACAGAGATTGTAAAGTCTTGTGGAGTTTGGAATGGTCACTGCTCAGTTTTACTTATCAAATAAGCAAACAGGttgtctgaaaaagaaaacaagaacttAATAAAAGGAGAAAGCAAAGCATTTTGGCAAATTATCACCAAGTTAAAAGTCTCAAATATAATACTTGCCTTTTTGTGATAACTATTAAgctccaaaataaattaaaatttgaaattgtGGCACTGGGAAAATAAGAGGCCTGAtctatttatgttttccacTTTATGAACAAATCTAATTTGAAGAAACCAAAGTCATTAAGAAGTGCAACACATCTACGTGTAACTGTTCTACAactcaagaaagaaagaaagacacaaacCCCAAATTTGATGCTAGAGATAACTAGTTCCACTGATATATTTCTGCCTATTTTGGTTCAAGTTTGAAAGTAGGTTGGTAAGCATCTACTGAAAATCTAATTATGCTGCTTAAACTGCTCTATTGAAAACACAAGTCTAAGCAAATGctatcaaataaacacaaacagttgGAGGTCTTAAATAAGTTTTTACAACACTGATGCTGcatttcaaaaaaattaaaaagaaagaggcCATATTGAAGATGTAAGCTTATCTTCAAGTGTTTAGTCAAGCAGCTCATTCTCAGTTTATGTTTGACAAGAAGACTGACTTAAAAACTTATATTTCAAATTATGACTCCAGTaatattagtattattattattattattattagtttagtAATATTAATTTTGTTAGAAAATGCTTGCATTGTTCAGGAATCTTCAGTAAAGAAAGCTACACAGCTGTTGCAAGAAAACAATAAGTGAGACTGGAAAAACCAGGTACTGATTTATTGCTTTCTTGTCCTGACAGTCTCCTTCTCCAGATGATAGCAGAACAAATGAAACTTTTCAGACCAGATCTGTGAGGaaattggtgtgtttttgtactttgcCAGCAGCAGGTTTTCATAGAATATACTacgctgcagaaaaaaaaacattcataatgcTAAACATACCATGGATTTGTAGCCCTGCCTTGTGTTATCTATAAATTATCCATGCAAAATAGTTATATTTTTGATCTGATctatttacttttcatctaatatccatttattttatcaaataagaactcaaaaaggaaaacatttgggGGTCATGTGACTGAACtcctgtattttttaaaagatgccTGGTTGAGAAGGTGTTTAGCTCGATGTTACTGggtgaaaatgtttcacattgttTAAGGTGGGGGGATCTAGCCAATTGAATAGCTTTATGCAAATCTTGTGTATAGATATGTTAAATGAAGCGTTGACTAAAAATGTAGCATTCTGGTCTTACAGGAGCAGTCCTTTCTAGGGTGGACTTTGTGAATATTAACATAATGAACATACAGGAAAAacgtgaaaaataaaaccatgattATCTGTGGTTTATGTGCTAAGGCGGGTGGAGCAATGTGGCTTTACCCTTGCAGAATTGCCTAGGTATTTTTGTCAGAG
Coding sequences within:
- the tnfaip8l2b gene encoding tumor necrosis factor, alpha-induced protein 8-like protein 2 B, translated to MEAFNSKDLAMKAQKKILSSMANKSTVQRFIDDTTSEILDELYRVSKEYTGNKGTAQKVIKNLIKIAVKIGVLFRNNCFSDEELKLAQEFKKKLHTGAMTAISFYEVDFTFDKTVMSDNLIECKNLLLKLVNSHLTSKSHDRISHVFNHYSDPQLLTKLYDPNGPFRPNLTKICKGLDKLVEDGTI